A single Aminobacterium mobile DSM 12262 DNA region contains:
- a CDS encoding acetate--CoA ligase family protein produces the protein MNCQNHPLSPLFAPRSIAIVGASANLDSLTGRTVKALQRFGYDGTIYPVNPKYDTVGGLPCYKDLAHIPTSTDVALISVKAHLVPSILRTCVQKDIHHVIIYSSGFAEAGDGSLQKEMMDVARGGNIRILGPNCQGLLNLSEGIPLTFSGALYNAEPPAPGHVAFVSQSGAFGFSSFGVGLDYGVRYRYVVTTGNQADIDAVECAGYVITDPEVRLLMMYLEGIENGERFLELVREARERDIAVAVLKAGRSPSAQKAARSHTAALTGDDAVWNAIFAQYGVIPLKDMDDIIGIGQLFGAAPRTAGDKAAILTTSGGAGIVMADCLSDLKMKVPEFSNQTRQEIGEAIPSFGASRNPVDMTVQISEKPDNFRHVLNAALHDPNIDMVITALSMIVGDAGALMADELIKSYQNTNKPQAAVWMIDNDHGGAFIERLKASGFPIFQSFRQCARALKALRNWENRLPFPVTKVAYRDPILRSFPPKLTEYDAKRLLDRYHIPVTKERLCRDMEEAFDAAEEIGFPVALKGMSAEIFHKTEADIVTLDIRSFDEMRHALKRTRENLKKHVSDHEIQGFLVQEMVKGGMECIVGVKRDPVFGPIVAVGLGGIYVEVLSDVSLRHAPVDEKEALCMIKKLKGYGFLSGARGQRHRDVEALAKIVSKVSQLACIEEDLLELDINPVFVMPEGEGAVAADALVIRRNGY, from the coding sequence ATGAATTGTCAGAACCATCCCCTTTCTCCTCTTTTTGCTCCACGTAGCATTGCTATTGTAGGAGCGTCTGCCAATCTTGATAGCCTTACTGGGCGTACGGTTAAAGCGTTACAACGTTTCGGATATGATGGGACTATCTACCCCGTTAATCCCAAATACGACACGGTAGGAGGTCTCCCCTGCTATAAAGATTTAGCTCATATCCCTACTTCAACTGATGTGGCTCTTATTAGTGTCAAGGCCCATCTTGTCCCATCTATTCTTCGAACATGCGTTCAAAAAGATATTCATCATGTGATTATTTATTCCTCTGGTTTTGCTGAAGCTGGCGATGGGTCTCTCCAAAAAGAAATGATGGATGTTGCTCGTGGAGGAAATATCCGCATTCTGGGGCCTAACTGTCAAGGGCTTCTGAACCTCTCTGAAGGAATACCCCTCACTTTCTCGGGAGCTCTTTACAATGCAGAACCTCCAGCGCCTGGACACGTGGCCTTTGTTTCTCAAAGCGGAGCGTTTGGTTTTTCTTCTTTTGGTGTGGGGCTTGATTATGGCGTTCGATATCGATATGTGGTGACGACAGGGAATCAAGCTGACATCGACGCTGTAGAGTGTGCCGGATATGTTATTACCGATCCGGAAGTTCGCCTTCTCATGATGTATCTTGAAGGCATTGAAAACGGGGAACGCTTTCTGGAACTGGTTCGAGAAGCGAGAGAACGAGATATTGCAGTAGCCGTATTAAAGGCGGGGCGTTCCCCCTCTGCTCAAAAAGCTGCGCGTAGCCATACGGCAGCTCTTACGGGAGATGACGCTGTCTGGAACGCAATTTTTGCCCAATATGGTGTTATTCCCTTAAAAGACATGGACGATATTATTGGCATAGGGCAGCTTTTTGGTGCTGCTCCTCGTACTGCTGGTGATAAGGCTGCTATTCTTACTACTTCTGGTGGTGCTGGTATTGTTATGGCTGATTGTCTTAGTGATTTAAAAATGAAGGTCCCCGAGTTTTCAAATCAAACTCGTCAGGAAATTGGGGAGGCGATTCCCTCTTTTGGTGCCTCGAGAAACCCAGTGGATATGACAGTTCAGATTTCAGAAAAGCCGGATAATTTTCGTCACGTTCTTAATGCGGCTCTTCATGACCCTAATATAGACATGGTAATCACCGCTCTCTCCATGATTGTTGGCGATGCTGGGGCTCTGATGGCAGATGAGTTGATTAAGAGCTACCAGAACACAAATAAGCCTCAAGCAGCAGTATGGATGATTGACAACGATCATGGGGGAGCCTTTATTGAGCGTCTCAAAGCATCTGGTTTCCCTATATTTCAAAGTTTCAGACAGTGTGCACGAGCTTTGAAGGCTTTAAGAAATTGGGAGAATCGACTCCCCTTCCCTGTCACGAAAGTAGCGTATCGAGATCCTATATTGCGCTCTTTCCCTCCTAAATTGACAGAGTACGATGCAAAGCGATTGCTGGATAGATATCATATTCCTGTAACAAAGGAACGGCTTTGTCGCGATATGGAGGAGGCTTTTGATGCGGCGGAAGAAATTGGTTTCCCCGTGGCGCTCAAAGGTATGTCTGCAGAAATTTTTCATAAAACGGAAGCTGATATTGTTACATTGGATATTCGTTCTTTTGATGAAATGCGCCATGCTTTGAAACGGACGAGAGAAAATTTAAAAAAACATGTTTCAGATCATGAGATACAAGGGTTTCTCGTTCAGGAAATGGTAAAAGGTGGCATGGAGTGTATTGTGGGAGTAAAGCGAGATCCGGTTTTTGGCCCTATTGTAGCCGTAGGTTTAGGGGGTATTTATGTAGAGGTGCTCAGTGACGTATCTCTTCGTCATGCCCCGGTAGATGAAAAAGAAGCACTCTGTATGATAAAGAAGCTGAAAGGGTACGGTTTCCTCTCAGGAGCGAGGGGACAGCGGCATAGAGATGTGGAGGCGTTGGCGAAAATTGTAAGTAAGGTTTCCCAATTGGCATGCATAGAAGAAGATTTACTAGAGCTCGATATCAATCCTGTTTTCGTCATGCCTGAAGGAGAAGGAGCAGTAGCCGCAGATGCTCTTGTAATTCGGCGAAATGGATATTGA
- a CDS encoding heavy metal translocating P-type ATPase, whose protein sequence is MGNEESAKKVSFSVTGMTCATCARMVERSLKKVDGVVFAGVNLATETAFVVLEKDVPMEILEEAVRNAGYNVSYEAPEDLDRRRYQIARKNLILSWILTVPLMAFMFAHMAGFHMPWFPLVEILGGAIVLFGAGHSSMQGAWIALTHSHANMDVLVSLGALAAWATSLLSLSGVHVTSFGSIGAMIIALHVTGRFIESHLRDRASKEIKALLEIQAREARVLNENGTEIAIPIEAVKEGFTLIVRPGERIPADGRITDGITSVDESMITGESLPVQKKQGDSVTGGSLNLTGPLKVQATHVGEDSFLSQMISLIQEAQGAKIPIQAFADRVTNYFVPAVATLALISAFFWYFGVDRFGFFLDTAARYLPWVTTVRDPLSLAIFGFISTIVIACPCALGLATPMALITGTGAASRKGLIIRNAEAIQTAKEVGIVLMDKTGTLTQGHPSVVDIQVSEEDLEAVAALERHSLHPLAKAVAAVKRTDIEPNSVEEIMGEGVKGTIRGEEYFIGKPQDPSRYNEQLLLGRTVVEVQKGGVVVGFLAIEDSLREDGVRAVSHLKKLGIVPVMVTGDNERTAQAVAKQVGINEVYAGVRPGEKLDILRRYQAMGRKVLMVGDGMNDAAALKGADIGVAIGSGTDLAIDSADMVVVKGGVSAIVDAIHISRQTFTVIRQNLFWAFAYNIIAIPLAMGALLHPAIAETAMAFSSISVILNSMRIRS, encoded by the coding sequence ATGGGAAATGAAGAAAGTGCTAAAAAAGTTTCTTTTTCTGTAACAGGTATGACATGCGCAACCTGTGCCAGAATGGTTGAACGATCTCTAAAAAAAGTGGATGGTGTCGTTTTTGCCGGCGTGAATCTTGCCACAGAGACGGCATTTGTTGTTCTTGAGAAGGATGTTCCCATGGAAATTTTAGAAGAAGCTGTTCGTAACGCTGGATATAATGTTTCCTACGAGGCACCGGAAGATCTGGATCGTCGTCGTTACCAGATTGCCCGCAAAAATTTAATTCTCAGCTGGATTCTTACTGTTCCTCTAATGGCTTTCATGTTTGCTCATATGGCAGGTTTTCATATGCCGTGGTTCCCATTGGTCGAGATTTTAGGCGGTGCCATTGTCCTTTTTGGGGCGGGGCACTCTTCTATGCAAGGAGCTTGGATTGCTCTTACACATTCTCATGCGAATATGGATGTCCTCGTCTCTTTGGGAGCTCTCGCTGCATGGGCTACTTCTCTTCTCTCTTTGAGCGGTGTGCATGTAACCTCTTTTGGATCTATTGGAGCAATGATTATTGCTTTACATGTGACCGGTCGTTTTATCGAGTCTCACTTAAGAGATCGGGCTTCCAAGGAGATAAAGGCCTTATTGGAAATTCAAGCTCGAGAAGCACGGGTTCTTAACGAAAATGGTACGGAAATAGCCATTCCTATTGAAGCAGTAAAAGAAGGCTTTACCCTCATTGTTCGTCCAGGAGAAAGAATTCCTGCAGATGGGCGTATTACAGATGGAATCACATCAGTAGATGAATCTATGATTACTGGGGAGTCCTTACCTGTGCAGAAAAAACAAGGTGATAGCGTAACAGGAGGTTCTCTGAACCTTACAGGTCCTTTAAAAGTTCAGGCAACACACGTTGGAGAGGATAGCTTCCTTTCACAGATGATCTCTCTTATTCAGGAAGCCCAAGGGGCAAAAATTCCTATACAGGCCTTTGCCGATCGCGTTACGAACTATTTTGTCCCTGCCGTAGCAACTCTTGCCCTTATAAGTGCTTTTTTCTGGTATTTTGGGGTGGATCGGTTCGGCTTTTTTCTTGATACCGCTGCTCGCTACCTCCCATGGGTTACAACTGTCAGAGATCCCCTCTCTCTTGCCATTTTTGGCTTTATATCCACCATTGTCATTGCTTGTCCCTGTGCCTTGGGGCTTGCCACTCCTATGGCTCTTATTACGGGGACTGGCGCGGCTTCAAGGAAGGGACTTATTATTCGAAATGCTGAAGCCATCCAAACGGCGAAAGAAGTTGGGATTGTGCTCATGGATAAAACAGGGACCCTTACCCAAGGGCATCCTTCTGTTGTAGATATCCAGGTCTCCGAAGAGGATTTAGAGGCTGTTGCGGCATTGGAGCGGCATTCTCTCCATCCCTTGGCGAAAGCTGTAGCAGCAGTGAAAAGAACGGACATAGAACCTAATTCCGTGGAGGAGATTATGGGAGAGGGAGTTAAAGGAACCATACGGGGAGAGGAATACTTTATTGGGAAACCTCAGGATCCTTCAAGGTACAATGAACAGCTTCTGTTGGGGCGTACGGTAGTAGAGGTTCAAAAGGGTGGCGTAGTTGTGGGGTTTCTTGCGATAGAAGATTCTCTTCGGGAGGATGGGGTTCGGGCAGTATCTCATCTGAAGAAGCTTGGCATTGTTCCTGTAATGGTGACAGGAGATAATGAAAGGACTGCGCAAGCGGTTGCCAAGCAAGTAGGAATTAATGAAGTTTATGCCGGAGTTCGGCCGGGAGAAAAATTGGATATATTGAGAAGATATCAAGCTATGGGGCGAAAGGTTCTTATGGTTGGAGATGGGATGAATGATGCGGCAGCATTAAAGGGCGCAGACATTGGCGTAGCTATTGGCTCTGGCACCGATCTTGCCATTGACAGCGCAGATATGGTAGTAGTGAAAGGTGGAGTTTCTGCTATTGTTGATGCCATCCATATCTCAAGGCAAACTTTTACGGTTATTCGTCAAAATCTTTTCTGGGCTTTCGCCTATAATATTATTGCTATTCCTTTAGCTATGGGGGCCCTGCTCCATCCTGCAATTGCTGAAACAGCTATGGCGTTTAGTTCCATCTCTGTTATTTTGAATTCCATGCGGATTCGTTCCTAA